A window of Dermacentor andersoni chromosome 4, qqDerAnde1_hic_scaffold, whole genome shotgun sequence genomic DNA:
AAGAAAGGTGACAAGTCGGTTCGTGTCCCGCAACCTGTGCAGCAGGTGGACCGTCGCCGCACCGAGGACATCTGGCTGGAGCTGCGGAGAGCCTTCGACGAGATACAGGAGAAGCAGGAAACCGTACAGCGCTTCGACATGCTGTACAGGGACGTGTATGCCATGGTGATGCGGAACGAAGGGGCGCGCCTCTACCGCGGTCTGCGCGACGCCGTGACAGAGCACCTGACCAACAAAGTACGCGCCCTCGTGTTGGCTAAAGTTGGGGCGGACTTCTTGCAGACACTAAATCAGGCCTGGAAGGACCACCAGACGAGCATGACAATGATTAGAGACATCGTGACGTACCTGGAAGGCTCGTACGTTCGTCAGAACAACGTTGACAACGTGCACACACTGGGCGTGTTGCTCTTCCGGGATGAGATAGCGCGCAGCGATCACGTACGGGACTGCCTTCGCGAAACCCTGCTTGAACTGGTGAAGACGGATCGCGAAGGCAAGCCAGTCGACAGGCTTTCCATGAAGAAGGCGTGCGAAATGCTCGCAATCCTAGGACTCGATTCAAGGTCCGTGTACGAGGAAGATTTCGAGCTGCCATTCCTGGCAGAGTCGGCGCAATTCTACGCGTTAAGGGGCCATCATTATATCGAAACTATGGACACTCTAGAGTACATCGCCAAAGTCGAGCAGCATATCAAGGAAGAGTCAGAGCGGGCGAGGCAGTGCCTGTGCGAGTCAACCGTGGCTCCCGTAGTGCAAGTCGTGAAAGAGGAGCTCATCGGCAAGCATATGAAGGCCATCCTGGAAATGGATGACTCTGGCGTTGTGCATATGCTCAGGAACCGAATGACAGAGGACCTGGCCCATATATTTAGGCTCCTCAAGTGCGTACAGCATGGTCTCAAGACATTGCTGGACTATGTCAGCAAGTACCTGCGCGACCTAGGAAGATCAATCGTGAACGAGGAAGGAAACTCAGTGGGCATGGTACCGAAAGTGATGGAGCTGAAAGATCGCTTTGACCACTTTCTAAAGCACTCTTTCAACGACGAGCAACTCGTCAAGCAAAAGATCGCCACCGACTTTGAGTACATACTCAGCCTGACCCGCAAGACACCGGAGCATCTCTCTGCGTTTGTAGACGACATGTTACGAAGGGGAATTAAGGGCATGACAAAGCAGGAGATTGACCAGTTGCTGGACAAGGTTATCGCGTTATTTCGATCGTTGCAGGAGAAAGACCTTTTCGATCGCTATTACAAGCAGAACCTGGCCAAGCGGCTGCTGCTCAACAAAAGCGCCTCGGACGAGGCAGAAAGAACTATGATCGCCAAGCTCAAGGTTGAATGCGGTTGTCTGTTCACCTCAAAGATGGAAGCCATGATGAAGGACATGACTATCTCCAACAACTTAATGCAAGAGTTCAAGGCGGCAATTTCCTCTAGCAAAATAGACTTGAACGGCGTCGACCTGAACGTGCGCGTGCTCACAACGGGCTTCTGGCCACTGCCTGCCGCCCCACAGCAAAGCACCATCCCCGCCGCCCCACGCAGCGCTTTCGAGACGTTCCGGCGGTACTACCTGGCGAAGCATGGCGGCCGAAAACTAACTCTGCAGCCACATCTGGGCTGGGCCGACTTGAACGCCGTGTTCTACGGGTCACGGAAGAACGAGCCATCGACGTCGCAAGCGGCGAACCCACCGTCCGGTGCGCTGCAGTCACGCACCTACACCATCCAGGTGTCGACGTACCAGATGTGCGTGCTGATGCTGTTCAACAGCCGCGACGAAATATCATACGAGGAGATCTCCTCCGAAACCAACATCCCCGAACCAAACCTGGCTCGTGCCCTAAATTCGCTGTGCACGGGAAAGGACTCCGAGCCAGTGCTTGCGAAGACGCCGAAATCAAATGTTATTGAGAAGGATCACGTTTTCGCCGTTAACGAAGATTTCACGTCCGGTCTGCAGAAAGTCAAAATTGAGTCAACGACGAGTAAAAAAGATTCCACGCCAAAGAATAATGGCAACGTGGACAACGTGGGCAACGTTGACGAAGAGCGACGGTATGAGATGGAAGCTGCCATCGTGAGGATAATGAAGGCATGCAGAACACTGTCGCACGATGAACTTTTGATTGAGGTGACGAACGTGCTTAAAGCCAGGTACACTCCCAGTCCCGCTGCGTTCAAGAAGAGGGTCGACGCCCTCATAGAAAGAGAGTACCTTGAGAGGGATACCGAGAACCCAGAAGTATACATATATTTGCCCTGAAGATGCGGTAGGACGTAGTAAGCTCTGATTTGCAGCAGCACAACGGAAACAACGTCGCCCTCGAATGTAGAGGAAAGTGAGACTCTGCGGCCGCCCCTCTATCATGTTTTGGCAACGAAATTTTTTCCCTActggaaaaataaaacaatacacACTGCCCGATTAGTATTGTCTTTGCTATAACGTGCCGACAACTAAAAAAAGTCATGatccattccactctgcgaaggtaGTTTACGAGCGACGCTGTTTAGCACACAAcgcggaggtgacacataattttgaacaaaggtactactcatttattgtcttgataggtggtcatcgtgacgaaaggttcGTACACTCATTTATGGTATTCATCGGTGttcattatttcactcgctaCTGCAATCATATTCTTTGGTAATGTCAAATCTATGCACGTACGgtgctgggtggtcggttgggccggattggTGTGGAATCGCATATGCCTGCAATACGGAACGCGTAAACCTTTCCCTTTTCGgcaccgacacatccacattgaaatcaccgacaactaCAACAGGGGTAGCGGCATAGCTGCTAATCGACGcgaagtgagtagccatgaaacttccgggactatgagtcattacattttttgcttgcttacgggggtatgagccattgctcacgggggtatgagccattgatgatgacagttttcgacatgctgttctgtacgttgtatgagtgattagaaagaatttaagcactgttcgcttcccttttctgagtgcttgtagcctctgccttacggggctatgagccattgcattttttgcttgcttacgggagtatgaattcttacgggggtatgagccattgatgatgatagtttttgctcacgGAGAACAAAATTTGCAGGAAACGCTAGCTATCTAAAATTTTGCTGTAGATGGACCTGCCTGCTTGTCGacttttaaggtgaaagccttaagttGTTCGTCGCAGTGTCTCATACCCGAAGAAAGCGGCGTAAGGTCCAGTGAGACAAAAGAATagcaggaatggctcataccgccgtaagcaagaaaagatgcaatggctgaatatgaacaaagaaacgaaagaaagatagaaagaagaaaggaaggaaggaaggaaggaaggaaggaaggaacggaagaagtaacgaaagaaagaaagaaagaaagaaagaaagaaagaaagaaggaaagaaagaaagaaagaaagaacaaactaaAGAACGAAAGGACCTTTAGGTAGTGCCAGGGTCGTTCaatacatttattttcttttaaatattgaAATTTAGAAATTATAAAATTTTAAATTTAAAATATTTTAGGAAGTATTGAAGGGTCCTGGTAGTGCATTAgctgctcgcatgtgtcgttgaggaggttgACCTACAGCGACTtatgtttacttcacactgcggctcgctagGTCTTGCAACAAGTCTGACGCCTAACTTAATCCACTACCACGTGTGCAACACACTTTTGCCTTCAAGTGTTACATAAGTGTAATAGCTGCTAATTTCTACGGCTTAAAACTGTTGTCATGACCAACGATGCTCTATGCGATAACGTACGCGCGAGACCGTACCTGCATTTGCTCTTCCATATCCAGGCCTAAGTAATGGTGAGATAATTGTGGTCGCCGTTAAAAGCTGGGCATTTTCTTGCTGCCAATAACGGTGAAACTAAACCTCCCTCTCACAGATATTACATATTACGCACGAATGAGCAGCAGTGTACGCTCATCAAAAGAATCGTGTCGTAATGATTAAAGGAGAATGTTTGGAAATATAATCAAAGCGACGCAAACACCCGGTTACCGATGAGAACAAAGTGAAATGAAACAGTCTGGCTGTTTGTTTTAGCGGTTTTGCATAGACGTTCCTACTCTCATAGCCTTCCAATGAACAAAGAGCAACAAGTTAAAAGGATCAGATAACTTTTTCGTTGTTTTCTTGTCAAGTCAGGGGCCGCCTTACATTTCTATCCAAATCTTGGCCGATCACCCATAATGGGCATGCGCCatcagaaaagagaaagagaacgaAACTAAAGCAGATTGCATAGTTAAAAATGCACTGAGACGGAAGTTGGAACTACAGCAACCAATGCATGCAAATAATTTTAGtcgttagcttttttttttttttgcttgttcctAGGAAAGGTGATGGTTTAGTCTAGTTGGCTTTGCATGATTTCATCGTTCCTCAGTTTCGTGTCGTCGCTGTCCGCAGAtaacgatagagagagagagcgcagcaCAGGCAGACCCTGGTAAAAGGCGCTTCCATGTATGGAAGCACCTTCCATCAGTAAGAGAGGAAAGTTCGGTCACAGAACGCAAAGCTCGGTTTCCCTCAACCCCACTAGATCTTCCATTGGGTATATGCCACTGGTACAACTGGGTATGTGCACAGGGGCCAGGGTAGGTGTGTGACCCTTCGCGCATCACGTTAGGCGGAAGTCGCGCGATAGCACTCGCATTATCGTGGAAGCTTTGCGGCACAACGGTCATGCCTCGGCATGACCGTTTTGCCCACGTCGCCCACGTCGCCACCGACCCTTCGCGAGTCGGTGGCGACGTAGGCATTTGTTGTCGCGTTAACAAGATGGTGTTTACGGGAGCACAGCCAGTAGTGGCTCGTTAATTGGGCATGCTGTTCTGCGCCTGGCTGCACCGATGTACGCTGAAAACGTCAGCGAACGCTCGAGCATAGGAGAGGAGCGCGGTAGTTAAAACCAGAACGTTATACAACGTCCTTTACACTGAATTGTCATGGAGGTAGCAGGACCTTCTGCACCCGAAGCGATTCAGCGAACTCAAGATTGGCCCTCGCCACAAATAACGCTTAAACATTCGTGTTAAACACGCGTTACCGTCATCAAACTTTTTCTGAATATCTGTAATCAGTCAAGCCTggcaaaaaaataacaaaagacaAGGCTGATCACAAATACCTACGCACGTACAATATCACAATCATACGCACGTAGCTGGCTAGCCAGCATAATTTGGGGTCCTGTAAAGTTTTATCAGAGGAATCAACGAGTTTGCTAAGAGCGATTGGTTGTCAGAGTGACGCGAGCATGTGTGATGACAGCAGCAAACGCAACAAGCCCTTGTCGTATACATTCTAGTACATGTCTTTATATCATCGTTTATTTGGCGCATTACATACGTTATACGTaatagttcagcggaaacccgcaaggtggagagaaataattaattaagggaaagtgAGTTGAGAAAAAGATtggctacgattgggtggatgtctaattttacCCTTAATTACATACGTTATACATATGAGCTAACTAGAACGAAGCGCGAGTACTAGTGCAAAATGCTCAGAGACGCAGACGGGGAACGCATGAACAATTTTGACACTCGCTCTCCCACGGGAGATCGCGTCTGCAGACGACTGAAACTCATATTTAAGTTCACAAACGCCCGAACGCTTCAATCCCTAGTCCTTATTTTTCTCTGCGATCCGCCCCAGTTATGAAGGAGCTAGAGAAATATAACAGAATTTCAGCTTCAAATTCTGATTTCTAAGCCGCAGCCCGGCACCTTGTTTAGCAGTGTTTAACGAGCACCCTCCACAGATTCGACCATGGTAAAACGCAGCATCAACGCCAAAGAGCTCTATGGACCAACGATTCATTTTAGATAGCGATGTTAGCGAAAACTCGAGCGCACGACCTTCGGAACGAACGGGGGCGCCGTATCGCGCAGCCACCTCTTTGTGATTACTTTTAAAACGCACAGTTCTCCTCTTTCGGCCGTTTTCGTGGTTGGTCGGTGGTCAAACTCTGCAACGAAAACGTTTACGCGTttgttcgctctctctctctctctctggttctTTCATCCGCTCGCTCGCTAATTCTTTCGTTCACTCGTTCGTTAGAGCTATTCGCTCCCATTGACTAACTTCGTCGACGATTGCTGCAGTTTTTATTATGAATAGGACTGCATAATGTAAAGCTAGTTTATTCCGGTTTTACTccagtctcctgacgtcaaattcacgtaaccgccgacgcaatcaTCGGGTAGGCACCCTCAGCGTTGTTTGAGCGGTCCGGTCAAACACTATCCTCGTTCATCGGAGGTCACTTTTGTgtgctttcaaagcaaatagcattATCTACGttgaaaggctttttttttttttttaattggctgACATGAAGCAATGAGCGTGCAAAAGTGGAGAGAGTTCAGGTGGGCCGAGCTAGCACCGTGAAAGTGGATAACTGGGTAAGGAGAGTGGTGCGGGCGTCTGCGATTGTTCTGCTTCCCCTTCCTTAGCTTGCAGCGGCTGGtccaaaatcgcggcggcatgcaacagggAGTAAAAATTGACTGCGGCTTAACTATACTAGCCCTGGATATGCAAAGAGAAaccttggtttagcctggttaagtgtTGGTTTCACTCGGTTAGCCTTTGATTTAGCAGTAATTATTATACTTGCGTGTACAATTATCATTaggccaggtatgacggctgtgcctacgTCGGTGGTTAGACATGTcagtgattaggcttgggtagacacgcatcgttcgacggtgcgacgcctattgtgccaaagggaaagcgcaagtgctagacatgcaaagaggcgccgtgaacatgcgcagcgtcgaagcacaaagggACAAGTTGCGAATGCagtcgctacattgatcttgaCAGTGCGAcacctgttgcattccggaccctctctaGTCAAGCAGCTCGATGGGCGATATctgcggggtggtcagacgccgcttggcgacgacggctcaatgCCTCCCACTCCCGCACAACGCTCACAGAAGAAAGCCCGGCCTCACTCTCATGCATGGCCAAGCTGGCATTGACTAGGCGAGTGCAGCGCTCCTCTTAGCCacgcgcgcggcgagtcacgtggtcaggcggcgacccagctgcagagagcgcatgcgccaagccggcggcgaagctcggcgcggcgagtcacgtgacgCGTTGCCaattgccaaggctacggcggagcTTCAGTCAAacgaaggtcaaattgctggcgacggcgaaactcggctcgacgcggttagtaaGTTCTCGGTGAAGAGGAGTTCGCAGAGTGATAGCGTCTACTGCTGAAAGAGCTCGACAGCTCTATACGGCCACGGAAGGGCTTCTTTTTTTGGCAGCGAAGCAGTATGCCTCTACTGTCCAAGAAAATTTGTGTCGTacgcaaaaaactccccatacgtgggccgatcccggtgatagtgcaataccggcccgacccgcagcagagctgaagcaggcgcgttaagcactccccatacgtgggccgattccgaagatagtgcaatgccagctGACCcgtagcggaggtgaagcaggcgttaagcactccccatacgtgggccgatctcgaagatagggCAAcgtcgggccgacccgtggcggaggtgcaatttgccattaaggggcccacatacacagcttcgctggtcatccttcttcacagagtggaagggcactgacatATCTTTATACACAACGAAATCTATTGTCGCCGGCAGCTCCAGAGCAAGTGCCAGAGCCAGTGCTAAAGATGAGCTAGTGCCATTTTCCATACCTGTCGGAACGGGGCACTCCCTGGCTATTCCGAAAacatttcagttttgttcgcctTATCAATTCATTTTAGCGCGCACAAGTTGTCGTCGTTTtccgacgtcacgtgacagaaaGGCGAAGTGGGCGTGGCCCGAAAAGAGTTTGATCAGTCgtggagggctaatggcaaaatgCAATAGAAACGGATCGGAATTAATTTGCCTTATAGCGCCTCTAGTTTGGCTTTAATTTGACCTATTTTCTTTAATTGAAGAGGTTTGCACCAGTTGATAAAGGAATGTACTACTAATTACCACAAATCCAGAAGGATTAATCAAGTCGCGAAGTTCATACGCTCAAGAAACCTATATATGTGTACTGCTTAAATCTCTACATAGAAACATTGAAAGGAGCTTTTAACCATCACCAAGAAGCTAACGCTTAAAGACAGCACAAATTTCGTGAGCACCTCGGCGTGTATGTCGGCTCCTGCTTGGACAAGAACTCGGGCTGCCACCTCGTCCCCTCTGGCGCAGGCCAGCATGAGCGGCGTCAGGCCGCGCTGGTCGCGCGTGTCCAGCCGCGTTGGTGCTGGCAGCAACGCCAGCGCCTGAGACACCACGGCGGAGCCCGTGCCCTGCTGGCCGCACAGCGACAGCAACCGGAACGCCAACTCGGTCTGCAGTTGGCGCGCCCACTCCTGAGGCACGTCGTCCGTCGACGCGGAGCTCGATCGCCGTAGCAACAGAAGACGCTCTTCGTGAAGTTCTCTGCGAGCATGACCACGAAGGCTATTAGCTTTGTTGCGCATGATTAAACTAATTTTTGGGTCAACTAGGACTTCGTAGGTTCCCAAAGTTACTCTCCGAACAGTACAATTTATCTTCATTTATTGATAAAGAAATATTCAAAACTGTAAAAGCAATTCAGCAGAAACTCCAACATTCTCTCGTAGGACGTCTGCTGGCAcactagcgcaaaaaaaaaaaggaaagaaatctgTACTGCACATAAACAAATGATCTACATGTGTGTTTACAGTTCTACATCAAAGGGTACGAATTCACTTCGACGTTAAAATACGAGGTTTCAATGGCCTCTGCACTCGGCCATTGAAATCTGGCTGTTGGTGTCGTAACGGCCTTCATCGCGGGTATCTCGCCTATAACGCTTATCAATAAGTGCTGTAATCGCATTTAAAGCTGCTAGATATTAAGAATTACTTCTGTGCCGTTCTTGTGGGCAGAGTTTTATGAACTGGGTAGGCGCGCGTGCTCTGCCTTTATCGAGAACGTCGCTGATGCTTACCCGATAGCCCGCACGGGGCAGTCGACTCCGGGAAGTAAGAGGCGCGCAGCTTGCATGACGTCATCTTGGTCCACGAGGGGTGAGCGCCGGTACTCGGCGTGCGCGTGCGCCACCCGGACCCACTCCACCAGCGGAGGGAGCACCTGATATGGTCTGTAGAACAAAATGCAACCATTCACTCACTCCCGTCTTGTCATTGGAAAGCGAGCGAAGAACTGCGAACCCGCAAAAAAAGCGCCATGAACGCAAGTTCACAGACTGATCGATGAACGCttgagcatgtgcatgtgcgtgtgcgtgtccaTACTGTGAgcttttcctctctctttctcatctttCAAGACCTTTTCACCCTCCCCTAGTTTAGCCAACCAGGCTCAGCTTGAGGACGTATTCTGTGACGATACACTTCGGCGGTACTATCGCCTTGGCCAAGCCGTGGCCATCAGGtttgcgcgctgattggctggttgcgCAAAATCGggtgacgtagtgctcaaccagccattCAGCTCATCGCATTTtactcaaccagccaatcagtgcACATCTGATGGCCAAGGCGTTGCCAAGGCGGTGGTATTGAGGATATggatcgtcgcagaatacgtccccttaaacctccctgccctttcccTTATCACTCTTCTTTTTTCT
This region includes:
- the LOC129386279 gene encoding cullin-3-like — protein: MASLSAKKGDKSVRVPQPVQQVDRRRTEDIWLELRRAFDEIQEKQETVQRFDMLYRDVYAMVMRNEGARLYRGLRDAVTEHLTNKVRALVLAKVGADFLQTLNQAWKDHQTSMTMIRDIVTYLEGSYVRQNNVDNVHTLGVLLFRDEIARSDHVRDCLRETLLELVKTDREGKPVDRLSMKKACEMLAILGLDSRSVYEEDFELPFLAESAQFYALRGHHYIETMDTLEYIAKVEQHIKEESERARQCLCESTVAPVVQVVKEELIGKHMKAILEMDDSGVVHMLRNRMTEDLAHIFRLLKCVQHGLKTLLDYVSKYLRDLGRSIVNEEGNSVGMVPKVMELKDRFDHFLKHSFNDEQLVKQKIATDFEYILSLTRKTPEHLSAFVDDMLRRGIKGMTKQEIDQLLDKVIALFRSLQEKDLFDRYYKQNLAKRLLLNKSASDEAERTMIAKLKVECGCLFTSKMEAMMKDMTISNNLMQEFKAAISSSKIDLNGVDLNVRVLTTGFWPLPAAPQQSTIPAAPRSAFETFRRYYLAKHGGRKLTLQPHLGWADLNAVFYGSRKNEPSTSQAANPPSGALQSRTYTIQVSTYQMCVLMLFNSRDEISYEEISSETNIPEPNLARALNSLCTGKDSEPVLAKTPKSNVIEKDHVFAVNEDFTSGLQKVKIESTTSKKDSTPKNNGNVDNVGNVDEERRYEMEAAIVRIMKACRTLSHDELLIEVTNVLKARYTPSPAAFKKRVDALIEREYLERDTENPEVYIYLP